A stretch of Flavobacterium sp. N2270 DNA encodes these proteins:
- a CDS encoding cbb3-type cytochrome c oxidase subunit I: MSAHEHGHHKETFITKYIFSIDHKMIAKQYLITGMLMGIIGVMMSIFFRMQIAWPEESFEIFKIFLGEDYAPGGVMRNDIYLALVTIHGTIMVFFVLTAGLSGTFSNLLIPLQIGARDMASGFMNMLSYWMFFVSCIIMIASLFVESGPASAGWTIYPPLSALPQAIPGSGTGMTLWLVSMAIFIASSLMGSLNYVVTVINLRTKGMTMTRLPLTIWAFFVTAIIGIVSFPVLFSAALLLIFDRSFGTSFFLSDIFISGEVLHYQGGSPVLFEHLFWFLGHPEVYIVILPAMGLVSEIMASSSRKPIFGYRAMIASIIAIAFLSTIVWGHHMFISGMNPFLGSVFTFTTLLIAIPSAVKAFNWITTLWKGNLQLNTAMLFSIGFVSTFITGGLTGIILGDSTLDINVHDTYFVIAHFHLVMGISALYGFFAGVYHWYPKMFGRMLNKTLGYVHFWVTVVCAYGVFFPMHFIGMAGLPRRYYTNSAFPLFDELADVNVLITIFAIVGATFQIVFFWNFFYSMFYGKKATQNPWRSNTLEWTTPVEHIHGNWPGEIPEVHRWPYDYSKPGHEDDFVPQTVPMMEGEEELHH; encoded by the coding sequence ATGTCAGCACACGAACACGGTCATCATAAAGAAACTTTCATTACTAAATATATTTTTAGTATTGACCATAAGATGATTGCTAAGCAATATTTAATTACAGGAATGTTAATGGGAATCATAGGAGTTATGATGTCTATTTTCTTTCGTATGCAAATTGCTTGGCCAGAGGAATCTTTTGAGATATTTAAAATATTTTTAGGCGAAGATTATGCTCCAGGAGGAGTTATGAGAAATGATATTTATTTAGCTTTAGTTACAATTCATGGTACCATAATGGTATTCTTTGTTCTTACAGCTGGATTGAGTGGTACTTTTAGTAACTTATTAATTCCTTTACAAATTGGAGCTAGAGATATGGCATCTGGATTTATGAATATGCTTTCATATTGGATGTTTTTTGTTTCTTGTATTATAATGATTGCTTCATTGTTTGTAGAATCTGGTCCGGCTTCTGCAGGTTGGACAATCTATCCACCATTAAGTGCATTACCACAAGCAATCCCTGGTTCTGGGACAGGTATGACATTATGGTTAGTGTCAATGGCTATTTTTATTGCTTCTTCATTAATGGGATCTTTAAACTATGTTGTAACAGTTATTAATTTAAGAACGAAAGGAATGACAATGACTCGTTTGCCATTGACAATTTGGGCGTTTTTTGTAACGGCTATTATTGGTATTGTTTCTTTTCCAGTTTTGTTTTCTGCTGCATTATTGTTAATTTTTGACAGAAGTTTTGGAACATCATTCTTCTTGTCTGATATCTTTATATCAGGTGAAGTTCTTCATTATCAAGGAGGTTCCCCGGTTTTATTTGAGCACTTGTTTTGGTTTCTTGGTCACCCTGAGGTTTATATTGTTATTTTACCTGCAATGGGTCTCGTTTCTGAAATTATGGCTTCAAGTTCACGAAAACCAATTTTCGGTTACCGTGCTATGATTGCCTCAATTATTGCTATTGCATTTCTTTCAACAATTGTTTGGGGTCACCATATGTTTATCTCAGGAATGAATCCTTTCTTAGGTTCAGTATTTACATTTACAACTTTATTAATTGCAATACCTTCTGCAGTTAAAGCATTTAACTGGATTACAACATTATGGAAAGGTAATTTGCAATTGAATACAGCTATGTTATTCTCAATTGGTTTTGTTTCAACTTTTATTACTGGTGGTTTAACTGGAATTATATTAGGAGATAGTACTTTAGATATTAATGTTCACGATACATATTTCGTTATTGCGCATTTCCATTTAGTAATGGGTATTTCTGCCCTTTATGGATTCTTTGCTGGTGTTTATCATTGGTATCCAAAAATGTTTGGTAGAATGCTTAATAAAACTTTAGGATATGTTCACTTTTGGGTAACTGTAGTTTGTGCTTATGGTGTTTTCTTCCCGATGCATTTTATAGGTATGGCAGGTTTACCAAGACGTTATTATACTAACTCTGCTTTCCCATTATTCGATGAATTAGCTGATGTTAATGTTTTAATTACCATATTTGCTATTGTTGGTGCAACTTTTCAAATTGTTTTCTTTTGGAACTTCTTTTATAGTATGTTCTATGGTAAGAAAGCTACTCAAAACCCATGGAGATCTAATACTTTAGAGTGGACAACTCCTGTAGAACACATTCATGGTAATTGGCCTGGAGAAATTCCAGAAGTTCACCGTTGGCCATATGACTATAGTAAGCCAGGTCATGAAGATGACTTTGTACCTCAGACAGTTCCTATGATGGAAGGGGAAGAAGAATTACATCATTAA
- the ruvB gene encoding Holliday junction branch migration DNA helicase RuvB gives MNENLDPNKDRFTPQEIDVEKALRPLSFDDFAGQEQVLENLQIFVQAANLRQEALDHTLFHGPPGLGKTTLANILANELGVGIKITSGPVLDKPGDLAGLLTNLEDRDILFIDEIHRLSPIVEEYLYSAMEDFKIDIMIESGPNARTVQINLNPFTLVGATTRSGLLTAPMRARFGIQSRLQYYNTELLTSIVERSSSILNMPITNEAAIEIAGRSRGTPRIANALLRRVRDFAQIKGNGSIDIEISKFALKALHVDANGLDEMDNKILITIIEKFKGGPVGLTTIATAVSESSETIEEVYEPFLIQEGFLMRTPRGREVTEKAYKHLGKIKANIQGGLF, from the coding sequence ATGAATGAAAATTTAGATCCAAATAAAGATAGGTTTACTCCTCAAGAAATTGATGTTGAAAAGGCACTAAGACCTTTATCTTTTGACGATTTTGCTGGACAAGAGCAAGTTTTAGAAAACTTGCAAATTTTTGTTCAGGCTGCTAATTTAAGACAAGAAGCCTTGGATCATACTTTATTTCATGGTCCTCCGGGTTTGGGAAAAACAACATTAGCTAATATTTTAGCAAATGAATTAGGTGTTGGTATTAAAATTACTTCTGGGCCAGTACTTGATAAGCCTGGTGATTTAGCTGGTTTGCTTACCAACTTGGAGGATAGAGATATTCTTTTTATTGATGAAATACATCGTTTAAGTCCTATTGTAGAGGAATACTTGTATTCAGCAATGGAAGATTTTAAGATTGATATCATGATAGAGTCAGGGCCAAATGCTCGTACTGTTCAAATAAACCTTAACCCTTTTACACTTGTTGGAGCAACAACTCGTTCAGGCTTATTAACTGCTCCAATGCGTGCCCGTTTTGGTATACAAAGTCGTTTGCAGTATTATAATACAGAGTTGCTTACTTCTATTGTAGAGCGTAGTTCATCTATTTTAAATATGCCAATTACAAACGAAGCAGCAATTGAAATTGCAGGTAGAAGTAGAGGGACTCCTCGTATTGCAAATGCATTATTAAGAAGAGTTAGAGATTTTGCACAAATAAAAGGTAATGGTAGTATAGATATTGAAATTTCAAAATTTGCTTTAAAAGCACTGCATGTAGATGCTAACGGACTAGATGAGATGGATAATAAAATACTAATTACTATAATTGAAAAATTTAAAGGTGGTCCAGTAGGTTTAACGACTATTGCTACGGCAGTCTCGGAAAGTAGTGAAACCATTGAAGAGGTTTATGAACCATTTTTAATTCAAGAAGGTTTTTTAATGAGAACTCCAAGAGGTCGTGAAGTAACAGAAAAAGCATATAAACATTTAGGAAAAATAAAAGCAAATATACAAGGCGGATTATTTTAA
- a CDS encoding NADP-dependent malic enzyme — protein sequence MHKDTKRREALLYHAKPTPGKIQVVPTKKYATQRDLSLAYSPGVAEPCLEIAKDVDNVYKYTAKGNLVAVISNGTAVLGLGDIGPEASKPVMEGKALLFKIFSDIDVFDIEVGTKDVEQFIQTVKNIAPTFGGINLEDIKAPESFEIERRLVEELNIPVMHDDQHGTAIISSAALLNALELAGKDIEKVKVVVSGAGSAALACANLYVLLGVKVDNILMFDKDGMLTTCREDLSSLQLKYAKSCNPKTLTQAIHGADVFLGLSAGNILSAEMLMTMSSNPIVFAMANPIPEIDYNVAINAREDIIMATGRSDHPNQVNNVLGFPYIFRGALDVRATKINEEMKMAAVRALAELAKTPVPEQVNIAYGETKLNFGKDYIIPKPFDPRLISVVAPAVAKAAMDSGVAQVEIQDWNKYEEELLNRLGSDNKMIRMLVNRAKTNPKRVVFAEADHLDVLKAAQIVHEEGIGEPILLGNREIIQELKEEIGFDANVTIIDPKSKKEKERRDVYAKSFWKSRQRRGITFLDAQKWMRERNYFAAMMINEGEADTLVTGYSRSYPTVVKPVLELIEKAPGVDKIATTNMMMTSRGPIFLSDTAINPDPSAEDLARIALMTAKTVRMFGMEPVIAMVSFSNFGSSANHNSSKIREAVAYLHKYYPDLIVDGEIQTDFALNSELLKSKFPFSKLVDKKVNTLIFPNLDSANITYKMMKELNKSDSIGPIMLGLDKPVHIFQLGASVEEMVNMAAVSVVDAQEKERKLRQGNQ from the coding sequence ATGCATAAAGATACAAAAAGAAGAGAAGCATTATTATATCACGCTAAGCCTACACCTGGTAAAATTCAGGTAGTTCCAACAAAAAAATACGCTACACAAAGAGACTTGTCTTTAGCATATTCTCCTGGTGTTGCAGAGCCATGTCTTGAAATTGCAAAAGATGTTGATAATGTATATAAATATACTGCAAAAGGTAATTTAGTCGCTGTAATTTCTAATGGTACTGCTGTTTTAGGGCTAGGTGATATTGGTCCAGAGGCGTCTAAGCCTGTAATGGAAGGAAAAGCCTTGTTATTTAAGATATTTTCCGATATTGATGTTTTTGATATTGAAGTAGGTACAAAAGATGTAGAGCAATTTATTCAAACAGTAAAAAACATAGCTCCTACTTTTGGGGGTATTAACCTTGAAGATATAAAAGCGCCGGAATCATTCGAAATCGAAAGAAGGTTGGTTGAAGAGTTAAATATACCTGTAATGCATGACGATCAGCATGGAACAGCAATAATTTCTTCTGCAGCTTTATTAAACGCGTTAGAGTTAGCAGGAAAGGATATTGAAAAAGTAAAAGTTGTGGTTTCGGGTGCTGGTTCAGCAGCTTTAGCATGTGCTAATTTATATGTTTTACTTGGAGTTAAAGTAGATAATATTTTGATGTTTGATAAAGACGGAATGCTAACTACATGTAGAGAAGATTTATCGAGCTTACAATTAAAATACGCTAAGTCATGTAATCCAAAAACATTAACTCAAGCTATTCATGGCGCGGATGTTTTTTTAGGGCTTTCAGCAGGAAATATTCTTTCAGCCGAAATGTTAATGACAATGAGTTCAAATCCAATTGTTTTTGCAATGGCAAACCCAATACCTGAAATAGATTATAATGTTGCAATTAATGCTCGTGAAGATATTATTATGGCAACTGGTCGTTCAGACCACCCTAATCAGGTTAATAATGTATTAGGATTTCCATATATTTTTAGAGGTGCTCTAGATGTTAGAGCCACTAAGATTAATGAAGAAATGAAAATGGCTGCGGTTCGAGCTTTAGCTGAATTAGCAAAAACACCAGTGCCAGAACAAGTAAATATTGCTTATGGTGAGACTAAATTAAATTTCGGAAAAGACTATATTATTCCTAAGCCGTTCGATCCAAGGTTGATTTCTGTCGTTGCTCCAGCGGTTGCAAAAGCGGCAATGGATTCTGGTGTAGCGCAAGTTGAAATTCAGGATTGGAATAAATATGAAGAAGAATTATTGAACAGATTAGGTTCTGATAATAAGATGATTCGTATGTTAGTTAATAGAGCAAAAACAAATCCAAAGCGAGTTGTTTTTGCAGAAGCAGACCATTTAGATGTTTTAAAAGCAGCTCAAATTGTTCATGAAGAAGGAATTGGTGAACCAATATTGCTTGGAAACCGAGAAATTATTCAAGAGTTAAAAGAGGAGATAGGTTTTGATGCTAACGTTACAATTATAGATCCAAAATCAAAAAAAGAAAAAGAAAGAAGAGATGTTTATGCAAAATCATTTTGGAAATCTAGACAAAGAAGAGGGATTACTTTTCTAGATGCTCAAAAATGGATGAGAGAACGTAATTATTTTGCAGCAATGATGATTAACGAAGGAGAAGCTGATACACTTGTGACGGGATATTCTAGAAGTTATCCAACAGTTGTTAAGCCAGTTTTAGAGTTAATTGAAAAAGCTCCAGGTGTTGATAAAATTGCAACAACAAATATGATGATGACTAGTCGTGGTCCTATTTTTCTATCTGATACTGCAATTAACCCAGATCCTTCAGCAGAAGATTTAGCTCGAATTGCTTTGATGACAGCAAAAACAGTAAGGATGTTTGGAATGGAACCGGTTATTGCAATGGTGTCATTTTCAAATTTTGGCTCTTCAGCAAATCATAATTCTTCTAAAATAAGAGAAGCAGTAGCTTATTTGCATAAATACTACCCTGATTTAATTGTTGATGGAGAAATTCAAACAGATTTTGCATTAAATTCCGAGCTATTAAAGAGTAAGTTCCCATTCTCAAAATTGGTAGATAAAAAAGTAAACACATTAATTTTTCCTAATTTAGACTCTGCGAATATCACTTATAAAATGATGAAAGAGCTGAATAAATCAGACTCAATAGGTCCAATAATGTTAGGTCTTGATAAGCCAGTTCATATTTTCCAATTAGGGGCTAGTGTTGAAGAAATGGTTAATATGGCTGCAGTATCAGTTGTAGATGCTCAAGAAAAGGAAAGGAAATTAAGACAAGGAAATCAATAA
- the ruvA gene encoding Holliday junction branch migration protein RuvA codes for MITHIQGRLVEKTPTEVVIDCNGVGYHVNISLHTFSQLPDGENLKLFTFLQVKEDSHTLFGFVEKQERELFKFLISVSGIGANIARTMLSSLAPQQIIQAIASNDVATVQSIKGIGAKTAQRVILDLKDKVLKVYNLDEVSIIESNTNKEEALSALEVLGFARKSAEKVIEKINRDAPNATVEELIKQALKSL; via the coding sequence ATGATAACACACATACAGGGTAGATTAGTAGAAAAAACACCAACTGAGGTTGTTATTGATTGTAATGGAGTGGGTTATCATGTTAATATTTCTTTACATACTTTTTCACAATTACCTGATGGTGAAAATTTAAAGCTATTCACTTTTCTTCAGGTTAAAGAAGATTCTCATACTTTATTTGGTTTTGTAGAAAAGCAAGAAAGGGAATTATTTAAGTTCTTGATTTCTGTTTCTGGAATTGGGGCTAATATTGCTAGAACAATGCTCTCTTCGTTAGCGCCTCAACAAATTATACAAGCCATAGCTTCAAATGATGTTGCAACAGTGCAAAGTATAAAAGGGATTGGAGCTAAAACCGCACAAAGAGTAATTTTAGATTTAAAAGACAAAGTGTTAAAAGTATATAATTTAGACGAAGTTTCAATTATAGAAAGCAATACAAATAAAGAAGAAGCGTTATCTGCTTTAGAAGTTCTAGGTTTTGCTAGAAAATCTGCCGAAAAAGTAATTGAAAAAATCAATAGAGATGCTCCAAATGCTACTGTTGAAGAGTTAATTAAACAAGCATTAAAAAGTTTATAA